Proteins encoded by one window of Desulfovibrio ferrophilus:
- a CDS encoding GGDEF domain-containing protein codes for MAIKEKQSKARSLRISLTKAGLVTVIFMLLVLGGVGWISHNTLFSIVRSAHESRNVLIPDILARQRSAMNIERLGRFGEIIFYSQDPSIRRAKRLTARILMQDLAFEPESATHAKAQKVFRGISTIARLRDRQDALRTKAAELALGIHKMETSAGLVVTGRLAESDRLVMAGLLSDLGVMARTLDALLESNPSVFEARRNELSEHYSSAVRQLDALSGVEETLPLRGALTAAYDNSVKAVELQRDVLAMDSDALTLWGDISQQLDELADSIATDAGLRAVTMAEAIKGQADKVGLVSYAMTGLLCSLLLLVVWVFQRHVLGPILSVTRALEAVHGGKRNLIGGPRAFFVELDAIGKAVERYAGVLRELRDSNAKLHDLSLLDGLTNLANRRHFDEELRREISRATRNGRPLSLLMLDVDRFKEFNDKHGHMAGDACLAMVAKVLQGAVRRPGEVAARYGGEEFAVILPEVDRDEAAEIAEKILKEVAALRIPCVDGINVSITISIGVAVLNGEWSGSMPSLLDAADSALYCAKAAGRNRVIIHGVTED; via the coding sequence GTGGCGATTAAAGAAAAACAGTCCAAGGCGCGTTCTCTTCGTATCAGTCTGACAAAGGCCGGGCTCGTCACGGTCATCTTCATGCTACTCGTGTTGGGCGGGGTGGGCTGGATCTCACACAACACTCTGTTCAGTATTGTGCGCAGCGCCCATGAATCCCGAAATGTGCTTATTCCGGATATCCTGGCGCGCCAACGTTCTGCAATGAACATCGAACGCCTGGGACGTTTTGGTGAAATCATATTTTATTCCCAGGACCCTTCCATTCGCCGTGCCAAACGGTTGACCGCCCGGATTCTGATGCAGGATTTGGCCTTTGAGCCGGAGAGCGCTACTCACGCCAAGGCCCAGAAGGTTTTCAGGGGTATCTCCACCATTGCTCGCCTGCGTGACAGACAGGATGCCCTGCGTACAAAAGCGGCTGAACTGGCTTTGGGTATACATAAGATGGAGACCTCTGCCGGGCTGGTCGTGACGGGGCGACTCGCTGAATCAGATCGTCTGGTCATGGCTGGATTGCTGAGTGACCTTGGTGTGATGGCGCGAACCTTGGATGCCTTGCTTGAATCGAATCCTTCAGTATTTGAAGCCCGAAGAAACGAACTGTCCGAGCACTATTCCTCTGCTGTGCGTCAATTGGATGCTTTGAGCGGAGTGGAAGAGACGTTGCCATTGCGCGGGGCCTTGACTGCCGCTTACGACAATTCTGTTAAGGCTGTTGAGTTGCAGCGCGACGTGCTTGCCATGGATTCCGATGCACTGACCTTGTGGGGGGATATTTCGCAGCAGTTGGACGAATTGGCCGATAGCATTGCCACCGATGCCGGGTTGCGGGCGGTGACCATGGCTGAAGCCATCAAGGGGCAAGCCGATAAGGTCGGACTGGTGAGCTACGCGATGACGGGACTTCTGTGTTCTCTGCTGCTTCTTGTGGTGTGGGTCTTTCAGCGGCATGTTCTGGGGCCTATCCTGTCCGTGACCCGTGCCTTGGAGGCTGTGCATGGCGGAAAGCGCAATCTGATCGGCGGTCCGAGGGCATTCTTCGTTGAGTTGGACGCCATTGGCAAAGCCGTTGAACGGTATGCCGGAGTGCTGCGGGAGCTGCGGGATAGCAACGCGAAATTACATGATCTTTCGCTGCTTGATGGTCTGACGAACTTAGCAAATCGTCGTCATTTCGATGAAGAGTTGCGTCGGGAGATTTCGCGTGCCACGCGCAACGGGCGTCCTTTGTCTCTGTTGATGTTGGATGTGGACCGTTTCAAAGAGTTTAATGATAAGCACGGACATATGGCCGGGGATGCCTGTCTGGCCATGGTGGCCAAGGTACTGCAAGGGGCCGTTCGTCGTCCGGGCGAGGTGGCTGCCCGCTACGGTGGTGAGGAATTTGCGGTGATTTTGCCTGAGGTTGACCGTGACGAAGCCGCTGAGATTGCCGAAAAAATTCTGAAGGAAGTGGCAGCACTGAGGATTCCATGCGTCGATGGCATCAATGTCTCGATTACGATCAGCATTGGTGTTGCTGTTCTGAATGGTGAATGGAGTGGGTCAATGCCTTCTCTGTTGGATGCTGCTGATTCAGCGCTTTACTGCGCCAAGGCCGCAGGAAGGAATCGAGTGATTATTCACGGAGTGACCGAAGACTAG
- a CDS encoding LysR substrate-binding domain-containing protein encodes MDLRQLRHFLAVAKALHFGKAAIQLHISQPPLSQSIRKLEDELGARLFERTSRSVSLTAAGKYLQEEAQAILDRTTAVAKHVEQMGQGKEGQLTIGTIGPVLEGPLPYSLRHFKEKNPHVDISLQQLTTRNQLQALLRQELDVGFVRPFNTIDSRLSHTRYARESYVMAIPEGHPLAKNSTLSLKEIANETLLIFPRPTNTGLYDAIITCLHRAGATPKLLHTALLKHPTGALVAAGLGFSLMPESLAAIPRPGVVHLPIKDKLPIVEYHLVWTKNNSSRLVQRFVEAMLEKTTIQQVDC; translated from the coding sequence ATGGACCTACGCCAACTCCGCCACTTCCTGGCGGTTGCCAAGGCACTGCATTTCGGCAAAGCCGCCATACAGTTGCACATCTCGCAGCCCCCGCTTTCACAATCCATCAGGAAACTTGAGGATGAACTCGGCGCTCGATTATTCGAACGAACAAGCCGATCAGTGTCACTGACCGCCGCGGGAAAGTATCTTCAGGAAGAAGCACAAGCCATTCTGGACAGAACGACCGCAGTAGCAAAACACGTTGAACAAATGGGGCAAGGCAAGGAAGGACAACTAACAATTGGCACTATCGGCCCTGTGCTGGAAGGTCCATTGCCGTACTCACTTCGGCATTTCAAAGAAAAAAATCCCCACGTGGACATAAGCCTGCAACAACTCACGACCCGGAATCAACTTCAGGCCTTGCTCCGCCAAGAGCTAGATGTCGGCTTTGTCAGGCCTTTCAATACTATTGACAGCAGACTATCTCATACACGCTATGCGCGCGAATCCTATGTCATGGCTATACCGGAAGGACATCCTCTGGCAAAAAACTCCACCTTGAGTCTCAAGGAAATCGCCAACGAAACCCTGCTCATCTTCCCACGCCCAACAAACACGGGGCTGTATGACGCCATTATCACCTGTCTACACCGGGCTGGAGCCACACCGAAGCTACTGCACACGGCTCTGCTCAAGCACCCCACCGGTGCGCTCGTCGCAGCTGGACTCGGGTTCTCTCTCATGCCTGAATCATTGGCCGCCATTCCTCGCCCTGGGGTTGTTCACCTGCCCATCAAGGACAAACTCCCCATCGTGGAATACCACTTGGTCTGGACGAAAAACAATTCATCCCGATTGGTTCAGCGATTTGTCGAGGCCATGCTTGAAAAAACGACAATACAACAGGTCGATTGCTAG
- a CDS encoding carboxymuconolactone decarboxylase family protein: MNDRFDRGWAKLKEIDGEAGEKVVAALNDVAPDLGQVCIEFAFGDVMSRPGLDLKSRELCTVAALTALGNAAPQLEVHIHGALNVGCTPEEIVEVVIQMAVYAGFPAALNGMFVAKKVFAERGVQVETTMN, encoded by the coding sequence ATGAATGACAGATTTGATCGGGGTTGGGCAAAACTCAAAGAGATTGATGGCGAAGCCGGAGAGAAGGTGGTGGCCGCTTTGAATGACGTGGCCCCGGACCTGGGGCAGGTGTGCATTGAATTTGCCTTTGGCGACGTCATGTCGCGCCCCGGGTTGGATTTGAAGTCTCGGGAGTTGTGCACGGTGGCGGCTTTGACTGCTCTGGGCAATGCCGCTCCACAACTGGAAGTACATATCCACGGTGCGCTTAATGTCGGTTGTACGCCCGAGGAGATTGTGGAAGTGGTCATTCAGATGGCCGTGTATGCAGGATTTCCAGCTGCCTTGAATGGGATGTTCGTGGCGAAGAAGGTTTTTGCCGAGCGCGGTGTGCAGGTTGAAACGACGATGAACTGA
- a CDS encoding diguanylate cyclase, whose translation MTELWENTIHPQQDLQAAKKRIAELEALVAERALEVVALQEKEKQYKTLFEGTPGGLVLSTPSGRIISINEGLATMMGYTMDEFRRNLAMNSTALDFYLDPTDREPLLDHLAREGVVKGHELKLKRKDGSSLHVSVDMRTLDFFNRPHILSTILDITDLKQAEAALRANENYLRTLLDSAHVGIMLIDANDHTIVDINEFGRQLVGLKKEDITNKVCHKFVCPAEEKKCPVTDLGQLVERSERSLLDKDGLEIPIHKTVTRLRYQGRDLLLESFVNIQELKTTQQELRQAHDELEDKVEERTQELTRANENLTRINEQISQEIKIRKETEAALRDSEERFRSVFENNHAVMLLVDPSSGRIEDANPAAANYYGYPREQLTSMHASEINTQSKEDIEQELRKAKVEIRSHLEFKHRLADGTLRDVEVFSGPIAVNGRILLYSIIHDISKRKRMEKQLTELATKDSLTKISNRRYFMERAYDEIARSRRYNSPLSMIMIDIDYFKAVNDTHGHIAGDEVLKAMTKASLQTLRETDIFGRIGGEEFAAILINTDSKVAQDIAERLRATLAETHVQGDSGPINFTVSIGVTTMTAEDETVEGLLKRADTALYEAKRGGRNRVVIFK comes from the coding sequence ATGACCGAACTGTGGGAGAATACCATCCATCCTCAACAGGATCTTCAAGCCGCAAAAAAGCGTATCGCCGAACTGGAAGCGCTTGTGGCCGAACGCGCCCTGGAAGTCGTTGCCCTTCAAGAGAAGGAAAAACAATACAAGACCCTGTTCGAAGGCACCCCCGGTGGTTTGGTCCTGAGCACTCCCTCGGGGCGCATCATTTCCATTAATGAAGGGCTCGCTACAATGATGGGCTACACGATGGATGAATTCCGCCGTAACCTTGCCATGAATTCCACTGCCCTTGATTTCTATCTGGATCCCACAGATCGAGAACCGCTCCTGGATCATCTTGCCCGAGAAGGTGTCGTCAAAGGGCACGAACTCAAATTGAAGCGCAAAGACGGCTCTTCGCTGCATGTCAGCGTGGATATGCGCACCCTCGATTTTTTCAACCGCCCGCATATCCTTTCCACCATTCTCGATATTACCGACCTCAAACAAGCTGAAGCAGCACTGCGCGCCAACGAGAACTACTTGCGAACCCTCCTCGACTCCGCCCACGTCGGCATCATGCTCATCGACGCCAACGACCACACAATCGTGGATATCAACGAATTCGGCAGACAACTGGTGGGGTTGAAGAAAGAAGACATCACCAACAAGGTCTGCCACAAATTCGTCTGCCCCGCAGAAGAAAAGAAATGTCCGGTGACCGATCTGGGGCAATTGGTGGAACGATCTGAAAGATCTCTTCTGGACAAGGATGGTTTAGAAATCCCCATCCACAAGACGGTCACCCGGCTGCGTTACCAGGGGCGGGATCTTCTATTGGAAAGCTTCGTCAACATTCAGGAACTCAAAACGACTCAACAGGAACTTCGACAGGCCCACGATGAATTGGAAGACAAAGTTGAAGAACGTACTCAGGAATTGACTCGTGCCAACGAAAACCTGACCCGAATCAACGAACAAATTTCCCAGGAAATCAAGATTCGGAAGGAAACCGAAGCCGCCCTACGAGACAGCGAAGAGCGCTTCCGGTCGGTATTCGAAAACAACCACGCGGTCATGCTGCTCGTCGATCCCAGTTCCGGTAGAATTGAAGATGCCAACCCTGCTGCTGCCAACTACTACGGGTACCCACGCGAGCAGTTAACCTCCATGCATGCCTCCGAAATCAATACCCAATCCAAAGAGGACATTGAGCAGGAGTTACGCAAGGCGAAGGTGGAGATCCGCAGTCATCTTGAATTCAAGCACCGCCTGGCAGACGGAACCCTTCGTGATGTCGAGGTTTTCAGCGGTCCTATCGCCGTCAATGGTCGTATTCTCCTGTATTCCATCATTCATGACATCTCCAAGCGTAAACGCATGGAAAAACAGCTTACTGAACTGGCAACCAAGGATTCCCTGACAAAGATCAGTAATCGCCGCTATTTCATGGAGCGGGCATACGATGAAATTGCCCGAAGCCGGCGTTATAATAGTCCGTTATCCATGATCATGATCGACATCGACTATTTCAAGGCAGTGAACGACACCCACGGACACATTGCCGGCGACGAAGTCTTGAAAGCCATGACCAAGGCCAGCCTGCAAACCCTGCGTGAGACTGATATCTTCGGCCGCATCGGTGGCGAAGAATTTGCGGCGATCCTCATCAATACGGATTCCAAGGTTGCCCAGGACATCGCTGAACGGCTGCGGGCAACACTCGCCGAAACCCATGTTCAAGGCGATTCCGGCCCCATCAATTTCACGGTAAGCATCGGGGTCACCACAATGACTGCAGAGGATGAAACAGTGGAAGGCTTACTGAAACGGGCTGACACGGCCCTATACGAAGCCAAGCGTGGCGGCCGGAATCGGGTCGTTATCTTCAAGTAG
- the msrB gene encoding peptide-methionine (R)-S-oxide reductase MsrB — translation MKILIFAVALLFMAMASVAWASDTGRTGSYVKPTKEELKMLLTPLQYKVTQEDGTERPFANEYWDNKREGIYVDLLSGEVLFSSTDKYRSGTGWPSFIRPLEAENIVSVEDRKLFVTRTEIRSRHGDNHLGHVFDDGPEPTGLRYCMNSAALRFIPREKLDEEGYGKYLSLFK, via the coding sequence ATGAAGATTCTTATATTTGCTGTTGCGTTATTGTTTATGGCTATGGCCAGCGTGGCCTGGGCCTCGGACACGGGGCGAACAGGCTCTTACGTCAAGCCCACCAAGGAAGAACTGAAGATGCTTTTGACTCCACTTCAATACAAGGTCACGCAGGAAGATGGCACCGAGCGTCCTTTTGCCAATGAGTATTGGGATAACAAGCGTGAAGGTATTTATGTGGACCTGCTTTCGGGTGAGGTCTTGTTCAGTTCCACGGATAAGTATCGTTCCGGCACGGGGTGGCCGAGCTTTATCCGTCCTCTGGAGGCTGAGAACATCGTCTCCGTGGAGGATCGCAAGCTGTTCGTCACGCGAACCGAGATTCGCAGCCGTCATGGGGATAACCATCTGGGGCATGTGTTTGATGATGGCCCCGAACCGACTGGATTGCGTTATTGCATGAATTCCGCTGCACTACGTTTTATTCCCAGAGAGAAGCTGGATGAGGAAGGATACGGCAAGTATCTGAGCCTGTTCAAGTAA